The segment GATCAAAGAGCTCGACATCAATCCGCTCTTGGCGACCGACAAAGACGTGGTCGCGCTCGACGCGCGGATCATCCTCGACCGCAAAGCGTTCCTCGATCCGCCGCGGCCTTACTCGCACCTGGCGATTCGCCCTTATCCGGAAGAGCTGACCCGCACCGCTTATTTAAGCGACGGGACCGAAATCCTCCTCCGCGCGGTCAAACCGGAAGACGAACCTCTCTGGATCGATCTACACGAGAATTGCTCGGAGCAGACGATCTGGTTCCGCTTCCGTTACTTGTTTAAAGAAACGACGCACGAGATGGCGTCTCGCTTCTGCTATATCGACTACGACCGCGAACTGGCCCTGGTCGCCGAATTGAACGAAAACGGCCAACGCAAACTGATCGGCACCTCCCGTCTAGTCGCCGACCCCGATCGCCGCGAAGCCGACTACGGCGTGCTGGTCTCCGACGCCTACCAAGGCCGCGGGCTAGGCTCGATCCTGACCAACTACAGCCTCAAGATCTGCAAAGACTGGGGAATGAAAGAAATGGTCGCCGAAACGACGCCGGATAACTCGCGGATGATCGAGATCTTCCGAAAGTGGAAGTTTGAACTCGATTTTAAAACGGCGGACGACGCGGTGCTGGCGCGCAAGCAAGTGAATTAAAAACTGGTGCCATGCTCTTGCGGCGTCTTCGCCGGATGAGCATGTCTTCGCCCCGCCGCTACCGCAACAAATCCGAACCAATATCGTCATCCAAGTAAGTCAGCGGCGGAAATCCAACGTCAACAAGCCGTCCGCTCGCGAGTCCCAAGCCAGGGCGCTCGACCAAGGCCAATCGATCGTGCGTGAAACGAGTCCGCGCCTTACCGGGTTTTCATGGACGTACCGAAGCTTCCGGTGAACTTCTAAAACGGAATCGATGTTTCGATCATAGCCGCCTCCTCGCTGCCAAAACCGAAATGTACGAGATCCGTTTGGCTGCACGTCCTCTAGTCGCGGTAAGAAATCGGGAGCGTTGTTTCGTAACCAAGTGATCGCCTGACGCGAAGTTGACATCTTCGTCGTCTTCAGAATATCGCCGACCAAAGTTCCCGGATGCGGCCAGAGAAGCAAATGAACATGCTCCGGCATAATCACATATCCCCACAGATCGAACGGATGCTGCGACCGACTGCTGTTGATGGCGTCGAATAGAAACCCTCGCGAGCGGTCACGAGTGAGGAGGGGTAATCGGCGAAAACAAGAAAAGGTGAGGAATCGGGCGTCGCCGGGAATCTCGTAGCGACGGAGAGTTTTTCGATGCTCTTCCATGCGCCCAGTATTGTGGTGGGGGTAGGAGAGTGCAACAGTTTTCTTTGGAGGTAATGAGCGGGACGAAGACATGCTCATCCCGCGAAGACGCGGCAAGAGCATGGCACCAGTTTTGGGAAAAATCCGCGTTCCCGTCGTCTCCGTCCCTCTAACCCGCAATCGCACAAACCGCCTCAATCGCCGCGGGCACACTGGTCGAGAATAGCTCCTACGGAAAGTCTTCACATTAGCCAAGCTGCTCCGGTTGCAACAACTCTGGGCAGGTTTATGCCTGATTTAATGCACCGTCCGGGGCGAGGTACGCGCGAAAGTCGCTCCCTGCCGAGCGAACGCTCCCTTCCGCGGAGATTGGCATATCGTTTGCTTTCCTAATCCCCCGGAAACGCCGAATGGATGCGTCCGGTCGTTCGTCTTCCCAGGCGACGCCGCCGACCTAAACCAAGCTTCATCAAGGAAAGACTTGACATCGCTTGCGTTCCATTCGCTACACTGAGGGCGGCGCATTTGCCATACGTCAGATACGGTTTCCTCTCCCACTCTCCGACAAAACCGAGTTCGAACGTGCACAAACCGATGATCGAGTCTTCCGACATCAAGACGATGGAAACGCGCCAAAAGGCGCTCAGCGTTAACCTCGACCCCCGCCGCTACGGCACCTTCGCCGAAATCGGCGCAGGCCAAGAAGTGGTTCGCTGGTTCTTCCGCGTTGGCGCCGGCGCCGGCACCATCGCCAAAAGTATGTCCGCCTACGACATGCAAGTTAGCGACGCGATCTACGGACGCGCCGCTCGCTACGTCTGTCGCGAACGCCTCCAGGCGATGCTCGACCAAGAGCACGCGCTCAACCTGGAACGCTTGACCGAAGCTCGCGGCGAAACGAGCACCTTCTTCGCCTTCGCCGACACGGTCGCCGCTCGCGGCTACAAAGGAAACACCGACTGCCACGGCTGGATGGGGATCAAGTTCCAAGCCCATCCCCGCGACGAAGATAGCCAGATCATCATCCACGTCAAAATGCTCGACAACGAGACCGCGCTGCAGCAAGAAGCGCTCGGCATCGTCGGCGTGAACCTGATCTACGGCGCGTTCGCCTTCAACCACGAGCCGGAACTGCTGGTCGATTCGCTCCTCGACGGGCTGTCGACCTCCCGCATCGAAATCGACATGATCGAGTTCTCCGGGATCGCCTTCCGCCGCGTCGACAATCGCTTGATGAGCTTGAAACTGGTCGAGCTGGGCCTCAGCGGCGCCGCAATGTTCGCCGCCAACGGCACCGTGCTCCAGCCGTCCGAATTCCTCTACCGCAAACCGATCCTGGTCGAACGCGGCAGCTTCCGTCCGGTCTGCAACGTCAATGTCGACATGCTCCGTTGCGCCCACGAGAAGTTCTCGGAACTGCCCGACGTCAAAGGGAAAGAAGTCGCCCAGGTGATGGAAATCACGATGCGGAATCTGAAAGCGCAAGGCGAAATCGATCGCCGCGACTTTCTCGCCCGCGCCGACGTCATGGCCGCGTGCGGCATGAACGTGCTGATCTCCGACTACTTTGAATACTTCCGTCTGGGCGCCTACCTTTCGCAATGCACGAAAGAAAAGATCGCTATCACGATGGGCGCCGCCAGCTTGAAAGAGCTGTTTGAAGAGAAGTATTACACCGAACTGCCAGGCGGCATTCTCGAATCGTTCGGCCGCCTCTTCAAGAACGACCTGAAGATCTACTGCTATCCGTTCCTCGATCCCAAGACCGGCGAATTGACGACCGCCGACAATCTGGAGATCAAACCGGAACTCGCGCCCTTGTACAGCTACCTGCTGGGACGAGGCGGGATCAACAACATCGACAACTACGACAGCGAATGCCTTGGGATTTTCTCACGCGAGGTGTTGCGCAAGATCGGCGAATGCGATTCGAGCTGGGAAAAGATGGTCCCCGAACCGGTCGCACGGGTCATCAAAGAACGGAAGTTCTTCGACTACCAATGCCCCGACACCGAAACGTGCGCCGTCCCGTCGAAGTAAAACCAGCAAACTAAACTCGAAGGTCTAGCGTGTAGGGCAGGCCGTGCCTGCCGAGGTGGAAAACGTCTCCATTTCGGCAGGCACGGCCTGCCCTACCCATTTCGAACGCGAACAAACTTCAAATGATGTTCGCTATGCCGCAAGTGAAAGCCGATCCACTGGTCGTGCGAAAAACCGCCCAGCACAGGATGGGGCGGATGCGGTCCTTCATGACGCTCAAATCGCTCAATGGCTTGAAGTAGCCGCGCGTGTTGCTCCGCCAGATCGGCGTCCTTGGGGGGCGCGAGTTTGTCGGCGATCGACGCTGGGATCGGAATCCCCCACGGAAAACGAACCCGCGTCACAAACCAGCGAAACGGCCGCAGCACCGACCGCGCGAAAAAGTTGTACCCGGGCGGCAACCCTTCGACCGAACCTTCAAACGCCGCCGCCAGATGATAAAAAATCTGCGCCGCAGTCCAGCGACCGGTCATTTCATGCGGCGACTGGGCGATTTCCGCCAGACGCGTTTTGAGTTGGTCAAGATCTTTGATTTGCGACATACCAGGATCAGCTCGACAAAAAACCTTGCGCTATTGAGTATAGAAGCGATTCGCCGGCTGACGACAGCACCGTCATATTCGCGCAAGCGATTGGCCGAATCGCTGCGGATTGGGGAACCAGCGAGAATTCCATTGGCGATCGCGTCGCAGAAGGTAATACTACGTCGAGTAGCCCCTTTTCTGCTTGGCCCGTCCACCAGCGGCGCAATACTTCGCCCCCTAACGCAAGCGAGAGCCCCATGAACGCCAAAGTTCGCAAATTTCTTTCCGATACCGACGACTACCGGGTCGCGTTTGAAACCTTTCTCGCCAACACCGATCAAAAGGTGAACGCCCGGGCCTGGATGGATGCGGAGATTCAGAAGCTGGACGACACCGACGTCTTGGTTGACGCGGGCGCAGGAAACGGCGAGCTGACCAAGTACCTGGTTGATCGCTTCGGGTCGGTGATCGCCATCGAGCCGAATCCGTATCTGCTGGAGCAACTGAAAGTCGATTGCCCCGACGTGCTGACGATCGCCGATGGCATCCTCGGCGCCAAGGTTCCGCCGCAGTCGGCGAGCCTGGCCGTTTGCTCGCATGTCTTCTATTACATTCAGCCAGAGCTGTGGCAAGACAACCTGCAGCAGATCGCGTCGTGGCTAAAGCCGGGCGGCAAGGCCTGGATCATCCTCCAGCGTCCCGACACCGACTGCATGAAAATGCGTGATCATTTTGGCGAGCAAACGTTTTCGCTGCAGCCGCTATGCGATCAATTTGTAGAGTCGCACGGCGAAGACTTTGACGCCGTCATGCATTCGATCGACGCCTTCATCACCACCAAGAACTTGAAGGACGCTTATGTGATCGCCGAGTTCATGATGAACATGCTGCCGCTGGAGTCTCCGCCGGACGCCGCCGACTTGGAAGCCTACGTCGAACAATACTTCGCTGAGTCGCCGACCAGCTATCGGTTTTCCTGCACGCAGAATGTGTTGGAATTGACGCGAAAAAACAGCTGATGTCTTCCAGAGACTGACAATGCCCAAGTCGACCGAACCTGCGAAAATTAATATCGAGACGATGATTCCGGGAATCGCTTCACAGGCGAAAGTCGCGATACGTCTTCATCCGACGCCGTGCGACAACGTGCCGGAGGACGTCTCCAAGATCGGAGGTCGCTTTGTCTGGCCGAAGGCGGAAGCCTGGCCCCAATGCCATGACTCACGGCACGAATATGCAACCAAGCCGCCCATATTGGCGCCGGTCGTTCAACTTCGCGCGGCCGATTTTCCAGAGGTCGAATTTCGCCCAGGCAGCGATCTGTTTCAACTTTTGTGGTGTCCCGTCACCGAGGACGCCTGCGACGAGCTGATGGCGCCAGCGCCGTTCGCATTCTGGCGCAGTCTGGACGATATCGTCGAACGACTTGACTTTGAACCGCCGACTGACGCATCCGACGTAATCGAATCATACCTTCTGTTTCAGCAATGCATTCCGCAACCTTGCGCTATTTCCCCGGAACGTGTGCGAGAGTATCCGGTAATCAGCATGTTGCCCGACGAACTGCTCGATCCGCTGCCGGAAGAAATGTGGGATACCTATCAGCAAGAGGAAGTCGGTCCTTGTCCTGCGACGAAGATCGGAGGACATCCCTATTGGATTCAAAACGATGACACGCCGACTTGCGACTGCGGCGCGAAAATGGATTTCTTGCTGCAACTGCCCGACTGGGAATACACCAATATGGACGCATACCAGCGCTGGATCCCGTTGGAAGATCGCTGGGCCGTCAACGCATATCACTCCGACCGAACGCAGGAAGCTATGCTCGACGTTTTGAAACCGATGCGGTTCGACTTCAATCATTTCACGAAGTACGTGTTCGTATGTCGAGCGTGCGAGTCATGGCCAGTCAAACTGATTGAGCAGCACTAGACTTGGCCGATGCGATTCTCCCACAGCTTTACCTTCGCCTAGGCCGCGAACCTGACGCTCCCTTTTCCGCTCCGAAGCACGTGGTCCCCACGTTCTAATTCTTCGCCGGGAAACGTCGATGTCCATTCGCCAGGTCGATGCGCTCTGCGAAGCGCAACTCGTTCAGCTCACAGAACTCTTTCAAAACCTCTGGTGGACGCCCGGTCGTCAGCTGGAAGACGTTCGCATCGCCGTGGGCCACAGTTCTCTGGTTATCGCCCTGATTGACGAAGCGGCTGACGACCGGCTGGTCGGGTTCTGCCGTTTGCTGACCGACTTCACCTACCGGGCGATGCTGTATGACGTCGTCGTCGATCCCGCCTACCGCGGAAAAGGGCTCGGACAGCGTCTGATTAATGCGGTAATTGCGCATCCGCGACTAGCTAGCGTCGAGACGATTGCCCTGGCCTGCGCCGCGGATATGGCCCCGTTTTACGAGCGTTTTGGCTTCCAAACGCAGGATTCGGAGCTTCTGACGATGCGGCGAAAAAAAATCTTGTAACAAACGCCGACCTCTTTCGCTTCGCGAGATAGGCCCTGAAGGCGGGCGAAAACCCGACGTATCCGGCCGCAAGCGAACTGGCCAGCTTCGCTGCGGTCAGATCCGTCGCCAAATCGTGAACGGGAGAAAGTGATGTCGACAGCGATGGAATTGGATTCGGCGAAAATGGAATCGTTCGCCGCTCGTTTTTTGGACGCGATGAACGGCGCCGCGATGATGCTGATGTCTTCGATCGGACATCGGACCGGGCTATTCGACACGATGGCCGAAATGCCGCCGGCGACCAGCGAAGAAATCGCGTGGGCCGCAGGGCTGAACGAACGCTACGTCCGCGAATGGCTGAACGCCCTCGTCGCGGCCAAGGTGATCGACTTTGATCGCGCAGATCGTAGTTATCGCTTGCCGGCCGAACATGCGGCGCTGCTCACCCGAGCCGCGACGCCGTCGAACCTGGCGTCGGTCGCCCAGTGGATCGCGGTCCTTGGTTACGTCGAAACGCAGGTCGTCGACAAGTTCACCCACGGCGGCGGCGTCTGTTATCACGAGTTCCATCGCTTTCATGACGTGATGGCCGAAGAGAGCGCCCAGACGACCGTTTCGGCGATGATCGATCATATCCTTCCGCTGGTCGACGGCTTGCATGACAAGCTAGAGCAGGGGATCGACGTCCTCGATATCGGCTGCGGCTCGGCCAAAGCGCTGATCCTGTTGGCCGAACGGTTTCCGAACAGTCGCTTCGTCGGTTATGACCTCTGTGCCGACGCAATCGTCGCCGGTCGCCGCGCAGCGGAAGAGAAAGTCTTACCGAACCTGATCCTGAAAGTCCGCGACGTATCGCAACTGGAAGAAAAAGATCGCTTCGACCTGATCACCGCGTTCGACGCAATCCATGATCAGGCCTATCCCGACAAGGTGCTGCGAAACGTATCGAGCGCCCTGCGTCGCGACGGGATCTTTTTGATGCAGGACATTCGCGCTTCGAGCTTCGTCGAAAAGAACATCGACCAGCCGCTGGGCGCGTTCATTTATACGATCTCGTGCATGCACTGCATGAGCGTTTCCCTCGCCCAGGGCGGCATGGGACTAGGCGCCGCCTGGGGCGAGGAATTGGCGGAAGAAATGTTGATCGCCGCGGGATTCGCCCAGGTCGACATCCGCCAACTGGACCACGACATCATCAACAACTACTACCTCGCACGATTGGGATAACGAGGAAAAAGACTGCATACATCTCGGCGCTTTGGGGGAAGGCCGGTTGAAACAAGGGGGAGCTGCAAAGCTCCCTCTTGTTTTTTTATGAATTCGCCCAAAAGCGACTTTTCGCCGCTCGCTTCGTCTGCTCGAATGCCGCTAGAGCCCCTTTTTCCGGGTCGCTGCGCCGGATTCGGACCAACCCGCGGCGCGAGAATCTGTTGCGAGTCGAGCGATGCGAAAATATATCATCATGGGCGTCCAAGGGTGCGGCAAAGGGACCCAGGCCAAGCTCCTCTGCAAAGCGTACGATCTGGCGCATATTAGCGTCGGCGACATCTTTCGCTGGAATATCGCCAACCACACGAAGTTGGCGGCCCGCGTGCAGCGATTGATCAGCCATGGCGAACTGGTCAGCGATGATATCGTCGCCGACGTCGTCAAAAGCCGCCTGGCCGAACATGACTGGAACTTTGGGTATATTCTGGACGGCTTTCCGCGAAACGCCGTTCAGGCCGAATTCTTTCTCGAATCGTACGACATCGACGCGGTGATCCATATCGTCGTGCCGGACGATGTGGTGCGCGAGCGCGTGCTGTCGCGGCGTCTCTGCAGCGGCTGCGGGCTCGACTACAACCTGATCCACCATCGCCCCCGCAATATGGACATCTGCGACGTTTGCGGCGCTCCGCTGACGCAACGTCCGGACGATACGCCGGGCGCCGTCGCCGATCGGCTGAAAACCTACCACGAGAAAACGGCGCCGATCCTCGATCTGTTTCGCCGCAAGGAGCTGGTCCTGGAAGTCGACGGCATGCAACCGGCCGACGCGGTCCACCAAGAAATCCAAATGCAGCTCGGCCTCAAGTCTTCCTGGCGGTAGCGCATAAAAAAAGGGAGTTCTCATCGGGGAAAAGAGAACTCCCTTGCAGCAGCAGAGCGTGACCTCCGGCCGCTGTTTTCACTCTTCGTTGTCGGCTATCGCAACATCGCTCCCGAAATCTGGCGGGCGATCGCCTGCTGATCTTCTCCGAAAGAGAGGTCAGCCATGTTTTGCAGTTCGTGCGGGCGAATCGTCACGACGACGCTGCCGCCGCTCG is part of the Blastopirellula sediminis genome and harbors:
- a CDS encoding REP-associated tyrosine transposase, which gives rise to MLLPRLRGMSMSSSRSLPPKKTVALSYPHHNTGRMEEHRKTLRRYEIPGDARFLTFSCFRRLPLLTRDRSRGFLFDAINSSRSQHPFDLWGYVIMPEHVHLLLWPHPGTLVGDILKTTKMSTSRQAITWLRNNAPDFLPRLEDVQPNGSRTFRFWQRGGGYDRNIDSVLEVHRKLRYVHENPVRRGLVSRTIDWPWSSALAWDSRADGLLTLDFRR
- a CDS encoding TonB-dependent receptor — translated: MIESSDIKTMETRQKALSVNLDPRRYGTFAEIGAGQEVVRWFFRVGAGAGTIAKSMSAYDMQVSDAIYGRAARYVCRERLQAMLDQEHALNLERLTEARGETSTFFAFADTVAARGYKGNTDCHGWMGIKFQAHPRDEDSQIIIHVKMLDNETALQQEALGIVGVNLIYGAFAFNHEPELLVDSLLDGLSTSRIEIDMIEFSGIAFRRVDNRLMSLKLVELGLSGAAMFAANGTVLQPSEFLYRKPILVERGSFRPVCNVNVDMLRCAHEKFSELPDVKGKEVAQVMEITMRNLKAQGEIDRRDFLARADVMAACGMNVLISDYFEYFRLGAYLSQCTKEKIAITMGAASLKELFEEKYYTELPGGILESFGRLFKNDLKIYCYPFLDPKTGELTTADNLEIKPELAPLYSYLLGRGGINNIDNYDSECLGIFSREVLRKIGECDSSWEKMVPEPVARVIKERKFFDYQCPDTETCAVPSK
- a CDS encoding DUF1569 domain-containing protein, which gives rise to MSQIKDLDQLKTRLAEIAQSPHEMTGRWTAAQIFYHLAAAFEGSVEGLPPGYNFFARSVLRPFRWFVTRVRFPWGIPIPASIADKLAPPKDADLAEQHARLLQAIERFERHEGPHPPHPVLGGFSHDQWIGFHLRHSEHHLKFVRVRNG
- a CDS encoding class I SAM-dependent methyltransferase, with amino-acid sequence MNAKVRKFLSDTDDYRVAFETFLANTDQKVNARAWMDAEIQKLDDTDVLVDAGAGNGELTKYLVDRFGSVIAIEPNPYLLEQLKVDCPDVLTIADGILGAKVPPQSASLAVCSHVFYYIQPELWQDNLQQIASWLKPGGKAWIILQRPDTDCMKMRDHFGEQTFSLQPLCDQFVESHGEDFDAVMHSIDAFITTKNLKDAYVIAEFMMNMLPLESPPDAADLEAYVEQYFAESPTSYRFSCTQNVLELTRKNS
- a CDS encoding DUF1963 domain-containing protein, which translates into the protein MPKSTEPAKINIETMIPGIASQAKVAIRLHPTPCDNVPEDVSKIGGRFVWPKAEAWPQCHDSRHEYATKPPILAPVVQLRAADFPEVEFRPGSDLFQLLWCPVTEDACDELMAPAPFAFWRSLDDIVERLDFEPPTDASDVIESYLLFQQCIPQPCAISPERVREYPVISMLPDELLDPLPEEMWDTYQQEEVGPCPATKIGGHPYWIQNDDTPTCDCGAKMDFLLQLPDWEYTNMDAYQRWIPLEDRWAVNAYHSDRTQEAMLDVLKPMRFDFNHFTKYVFVCRACESWPVKLIEQH
- a CDS encoding GNAT family N-acetyltransferase, with translation MSIRQVDALCEAQLVQLTELFQNLWWTPGRQLEDVRIAVGHSSLVIALIDEAADDRLVGFCRLLTDFTYRAMLYDVVVDPAYRGKGLGQRLINAVIAHPRLASVETIALACAADMAPFYERFGFQTQDSELLTMRRKKIL
- a CDS encoding class I SAM-dependent methyltransferase, with the protein product MSTAMELDSAKMESFAARFLDAMNGAAMMLMSSIGHRTGLFDTMAEMPPATSEEIAWAAGLNERYVREWLNALVAAKVIDFDRADRSYRLPAEHAALLTRAATPSNLASVAQWIAVLGYVETQVVDKFTHGGGVCYHEFHRFHDVMAEESAQTTVSAMIDHILPLVDGLHDKLEQGIDVLDIGCGSAKALILLAERFPNSRFVGYDLCADAIVAGRRAAEEKVLPNLILKVRDVSQLEEKDRFDLITAFDAIHDQAYPDKVLRNVSSALRRDGIFLMQDIRASSFVEKNIDQPLGAFIYTISCMHCMSVSLAQGGMGLGAAWGEELAEEMLIAAGFAQVDIRQLDHDIINNYYLARLG
- a CDS encoding adenylate kinase family protein, coding for MRKYIIMGVQGCGKGTQAKLLCKAYDLAHISVGDIFRWNIANHTKLAARVQRLISHGELVSDDIVADVVKSRLAEHDWNFGYILDGFPRNAVQAEFFLESYDIDAVIHIVVPDDVVRERVLSRRLCSGCGLDYNLIHHRPRNMDICDVCGAPLTQRPDDTPGAVADRLKTYHEKTAPILDLFRRKELVLEVDGMQPADAVHQEIQMQLGLKSSWR